From Perognathus longimembris pacificus isolate PPM17 chromosome 4, ASM2315922v1, whole genome shotgun sequence, one genomic window encodes:
- the Cnot9 gene encoding CCR4-NOT transcription complex subunit 9, with the protein MHSLATAAPVPTALAQVDREKIYQWINELSSPETRENALLELSKKRESVPDLAPMLWHSFGTIAALLQEIVNIYPSINPPTLTAHQSNRVCNALALLQCVASHPETRSAFLAAHIPLFLYPFLHTVSKTRPFEYLRLTSLGVIGALVKTDEQEVINFLLTTEIIPLCLRIMESGSELSKTVATFILQKILLDDTGLAYICQTYERFSHVAMILGKMVLQLSKEPSARLLKHVVRCYLRLSDNPRAREALRQCLPDQLKDTTFAQVLKDDTTTKRWLAQLVKNLQEGQVTDPRGIPLPPQ; encoded by the exons CCTGTGCCTACTgcactggctcaagtggataGAGAAAAGATCTATCAGTGGATCAATGAGTTATCTAGTCCTGAGACAAGAGAGAATGCTTTACTGGAGCTAAGCAAGAAGAGAGAATCTGTCCCCGACCTTGCACCCATGCTGTGGCATTCATTTGGTACTATTGCAGCACTTTTAcag gAAATTGTAAATATTTATCCATCTATCAACCCACCCACCTTGACAGCACACCAATCCAACAGAGTTTGTAATGCTCTGGCATTACTGCAATGTGTGGCATCACACCCAGAAACCAG gtcAGCTTTTCTTGCAGCACACATCCCACTTTTTTTGTACCCCTTTTTGCACACTGTTAGCAAAACACGTCCCTTTGAGTATCTTCGGCTCACCAGCCTTGGAGTTATTg GGGCCTTGGTGAAAACAGATGAGCAAGAAGTTATCAACTTCTTATTGACAACAGAAATTATCCCTTTGTGTTTGCGCATTATGGAATCTGGAAGTGAGCTTTCTAAAACA GTTGCCACATTCATCCTCCAGAAGATCCTATTAGATGACACTGGTTTGGCTTATATATGTCAGACATATGAGCGTTTCTCTCATGTTGCCATGATCTTG GGTAAAATGGTCCTGCAGTTATCCAAAGAGCCTTCTGCCCGTCTGCTGAAGCATGTAGTAAGATGTTACCTTCGACTCTCAGATAATCCCAG GGCACGTGAAGCACTCAGGCAGTGCCTCCCTGACCAGCTGAAGGACACAACCTTTGCCCAGGTGCTAAAAGATGACACCACCACGAAACGCTGGCTTGCACAACTGGTGAAGAACCTGCAAGAGGGCCAGGTCACCGATCCCCGGGGTATCCCTCTACCCCCTCAGTGA